In Quercus lobata isolate SW786 chromosome 12, ValleyOak3.0 Primary Assembly, whole genome shotgun sequence, a genomic segment contains:
- the LOC115970905 gene encoding putative disease resistance protein At4g19050 has protein sequence MSSEQSSKQTMSEPDPKQTSTEQDPKQTMPEQDQTLKNRRSGLFPKDRASSPDMTKQWGPAEEVLLKHLKDANVKTIVLTGEAGVGKTRMANEINNWALQEDGFCLGTLWVFPSPGDKHNWKSCWLSIAHQLSIVSTTEEWEDHSTVDENITVDGEKKESEETEKLRDDSIIDEKVEKEDSMKKKISVKLEKMIDEEKKRKETKEKNEMWLLILDGVPEEKDENEMMKNLNGLLPEKKGVFKFLITTTKKVIETESDKKVFKIEPMSEDDSLSLLNEKVKGKVRDHPDFETISKEIAKRSKGRLPAVILMMAEALNHIKEDDFDSGVRMLKGALEEPEGVNPLLGYVYDMLACTDMALINCCWQSKQLFQNFGGINYEELIACWILEGYVGVNDQFDKAYEEGHCVLMELINRCILKLREDGLVTMEGLALTVPDEYCHGCRTSSLGLASVPDDHCHGRGTSRLGLARILEYGKELGIGRVASGEGMIKTPYGPKNWNKVCTLMIDGSRLSGEVLDTMFLQHMEELKVLAIFNPRFKSLPSFLFPKTKTDEPSSKPKTDDPIPKPKTDDPIPKTGLRLLVLRGCDQLDNIDQIKNLKDLIVLEISGASSLKEIPDDFFQNMKQLESLNLSAVPVQSLPSSLSKLTKLRRLILKGCSELEELPNIKAFTDLEVVDLSGSTSLKKIKDKCLKQLQKLQMLDLSHTQINHLPILKDLKALTRLILKNCKSITRLSRFELLSSLHNLGLSGSTILKQIHDDSFKKKDGLKVLDLSESGICSLPSSFTHLPALESLDLSGVSNLVKIPPNTFVDMACLRSLNLSNTKIEELPSISKLGNLRQLLLSNCPLKKLPETRGLTRLEKLDLSNASSLVKFEDESFDHLTNLCYLNFSNTQIKSLPSIANVKKLCQLLLQNCEHLSELPSLDALEQLEELDLSVKETENKSSQSSREPLAEPLKETETKSPVKETEKKPSGSSGPSTEPLKETEAKSPVKEMEKKPSESAGEPSVEPLKETEAKSPIKETEKKPSESSGEPSAPVKATEKKPSESSGEPSAEQLKETEAAKSSVKETEKKSSETSREPSKETEAKLPTKETEKKSSGSYGDPLAEPLKEAKLEKMVHLRLLNLSGTKLKIKIPLMSNLTSLTNLTELCLGGCKLSNTDPSLKTYTKLKLLDLSKTDIQSLPSLENLTDLRGLKLRGCTKLQQLPNLKSLKDLESLDLQETGVKEFPYWISELTHLKHLDLPDLKDLQTLDWGMIKNLPEELNWDHCGIFKFNEKRPCMSLSGTQFFQYLKENSELWKTYFKEFKFSVCALTKEGKVSRIEKKKDKASIQQKKEDKGSIQEKKENKVSSPENKDDKASSREKKEDKASSREKKQDKSSSQEKKEDKASGQEKKENKASEKEKKDDKTSSEEKKKEDKTSSAEKKEDKASCKEKKEDKSRDICWHRVDSNFRKIYFQTHSFPENISKYLEIIGFDEYPGGVEDVLMKAENVSLIENDFVKSLSNLGVGNLKAMKGCWLERCNEMETIFCREEAEVEMQRNLNILWASNLPELESVYSGEMQHGSLLNLTELYLDCCPMLEVVFPSSQLPENLKILEVKFCDELKTLFMPTKVEEYEQRNLQKLHLVELPKLTSIGVLEGSNNKKRFPSLKVIKVRECPNLQQYFGTVLELGGSVENSKIEEY, from the exons ATGTCGTCAGAACAATCTTCAAAACAAACAATGTCGGAACCAGATCCAAAACAAACATCGACCGAACAAGATCCAAAACAAACAATGCCAGAACAAGATCAAACCTTGAAAAACAGAAGGTCGGGCCTCTTTCCCAAGGATCGTGCTTCAAGTCCGG ATATGACAAAACAATGGGGACCGGCTGAAGAAGTTCTGCTGAAACATTTAAAGGACGCGAATGTGAAAACAATTGTTCTCACTGGAGAAGCTGGAGTAGGCAAAACAAGGATGGCCAACGAGATCAACAATTGGGCATTGCAAGAGGACGGCTTTTGCTTGGGGACTCTATGGGTGTTTCCGAGTCCAGGAGATAAACACAATTGGAAGTCATGTTGGTTGAGCATTGCCCATCAGTTATCTATAGTTTCTACCACCGAGGAGTGGGAAGATCATAGTACTGTCGATGAAAACATTACTGTTGATGGTGAAAAGAAGGAATCGGAAGAGACTGAGAAGTTGAGGGATGATAGTATTATCGATGAAAAGGTGGAAAAAGAGGACAgcatgaagaagaagatatctGTTAAGCTTGAGAAAATGATTGATGAGGAAAAAAAACGTAAAGAGACaaaggaaaagaatgaaatgtgGTTACTAATCCTAGATGGTGTTCCTGAAGAGAaggatgaaaatgaaatgatgAAGAATTTGAACGGCCTTCTGCCTGAAAAGAAAGGTGTGTTTAAGTTTTTaatcactacaacaaaaaaagTGATTGAGACTGAGAGTGACAAGAAAGTTTTTAAGATTGAACCCATGTCTGAGGATGATTCTTTGTCCCTATTGAATGAGAAAGTCAAGGGAAAGGTTCGAGACCATCCAGATTTTGAAACAATATCTAAAGAAATTGCTAAAAGGAGCAAGGGTCGACTGCCAGCTGTAATCCTTATGATGGCAGAAGCCTTAAATCATATTAAAGAAGATGATTTTGATTCGGGAGTTCGGATGTTGAAAGGTGCTCTGGAAGAACCCGAGGGTGTAAATCCACTACTGGGCTATGTGTATGACATGTTGGCTTGCACTGATATGGCTTTGATCAATTGTTGTTGGCAAAGTAAgcaattatttcaaaattttggaggCATCAATTATGAGGAGTTGATAGCTTGCTGGATACTCGAAGGATATGTAGGTGTTAATGATCAGTTTGACAAGGCATATGAAGAGGGACATTGTGTTTTGATGGAGCTTATAAATCGTTGTATACTGAAATTACGGGAAGACGGTCTTGTTACCATGGAAGGACTAGCACTTACTGTTCCTGATGAGTATTGCCATGGTTGCCGCACATCAAGCTTGGGATTGGCTAGTGTTCCCGATGATCATTGCCATGGACGTGGGACATCGAGACTGGGATTGGCTAGGATTCTTGAGTATGGAAAGGAGCTTGGCATTGGGAGAGTTGCATCAGGGGAAGGCATGATAAAAACTCCATACGGTCCTAAAAATTGGAACAAAGTTTGCACCCTCATGATAGATGGAAGTCGTCTTTCCGGGGAAGTCCTAGACACAATGTTTCTTCAGCACATGGAGGAACTTAAAGTTCTTGCCATTTTCAATCCCAGATTCAAGTCACTACCCTCgtttttgtttccaaaaacaaaaaccgaTGAACCGTCTTCAAAACCAAAAACTGATGATCCaattccaaaaccaaaaaccGATGATCCAATTCCAAAAACTGGTCTTCGCTTGCTTGTTCTCAGGGGCTGTGATCAATTGGATAACATTGATCAAATCAAAAACCTTAAAGATTTAATCGTTCTTGAAATATCTGGTGCTAGCTCCTTGAAGGAAATTCCAGATGATTTTTTCCAAAACATGAAACAACTTGAAAGCCTCAACCTCTCTGCAGTCCCAGTTCAATCATTGCCTTCTTCACTTTCCAAGCTAACTAAACTACGTCGTCTCATCCTCAAAGGGTGTTCTGAATTGGAAGAACTACCAAACATTAAAGCATTTACCGACCTTGAGGTAGTTGATCTTTCTGGTTCTAcctctttgaaaaaaattaaagacaaaTGCTTAAAACAACTTCAGAAACTTCAAATGCTTGACCTTTCCCATACCCAAATTAACCATTTGCCCATTTTGAAAGATCTTAAAGCACTCACTCGGCTCATATTAAAAAACTGCAAATCCATAACCCGATTGTCCAGATTTGAGTTATTATCTTCTCTCCATAATCTGGGTCTTTCTGGTTCTACTATACTAAAGCAAATCCATGATGAttcctttaagaaaaaagatggcCTCAAAGTCCTTGATTTATCTGAATCTGGAATTTGTAGTTTACCTTCCAGTTTTACACACCTTCCTGCTCTTGAGTCACTTGATCTTTCTGGTGTCTCTAATTTGGTCAAAATCCCACCAAATACCTTTGTAGATATGGCGTGTCTTCGTAGTCTCAACCTCTCAAACACTAAAATTGAAGAACTGCCATCCATTTCCAAACTTGGGAACCTTCGTCAGCTCCTTCTAAGTAATTGCCCATTGAAAAAATTGCCAGAAACGAGAGGGCTTACTAGACTTGAGAAACTTGATCTTTCTAATGCCTCTAGTCTGGTTAAATTCGAAGACGAGTCCTTTGACCATTTGACTAACCTCTGCTATCTCAACTTCTCAAACACCCAAATTAAAAGTCTACCATCTATAGCCAACGTCAAAAAGCTTTGCCAACTTTTGCTACAAAATTGTGAACACTTGTCTGAGTTGCCATCCTTGGATGCCCTTGAACAACTGGAGGAGCTTGATCTATCAgtaaaagaaacagaaaataaatccTCTCAATCTTCTCGAGAACCTTTGGCAGAGCCTTTGAAAGAAACTGAGACCAAGTCACCAGTAAAAGAAACGGAAAAGAAACCTTCTGGTTCTTCTGGACCTTCGACAGAGCCTTTGAAAGAAACTGAGGCTAAATCACCAgtaaaagaaatggaaaagaaacCTTCCGAGTCTGCTGGAGAACCTTCGGTAGAGCCTTTGAAAGAAACTGAGGCTAAATCACCaataaaagaaacagaaaagaaaCCTTCTGAGTCCTCTGGAGAACCTTCGGCACCAGTAAAAGCAACAGAAAAGAAGCCCTCTGAGTCTTCTGGAGAACCTTCGGCAGAGCAATTGAAAGAAACCGAAGCTGCTAAATCATCAGTAaaagaaactgaaaagaaaTCCTCTGAGACTTCTAGAGAACCTTCGAAAGAAACTGAAGCTAAATTACCAACAAAAGAGACAGAAAAGAAATCCTCTGGGTCTTATGGAGATCCTTTGGCAGAGCCTTTGAAAGAAGCAAAATTGGAGAAGATGGTCCACCTTAGGCTGCTCAACCTATCAGGAACAAAACTTAAGATTAAGATACCTCTAATGTCCAACCTCACCAGCCTCACCAACCTTACCGAGCTTTGCCTTGGAGGTTGTAAACTTTCAAATACTGATCCAAGTCTGAAAACGTATACAAAGCTAAAGCTTTTGGATCTTTCAAAGACAGATATTCAATCTTTACCATCACTTGAGAATCTCACCGATCTCCGTGGTCTGAAGTTAAGAGGTTGTACAAAATTACAGCAACTACCAAATCTGAAGTCACTTAAAGATTTGGAGTCTCTTGATTTACAAGAGACTGGGGTCAAAGAATTTCCCTATTGGATCTCAGAGTTGACTCATTTGAAGCACCTTGATTTACCAGACTTAAAGGATCTTCAAACACTTGACTGGGGGATGATAAAGAACTTACCAGAGGAGCTAAACTGGGATCATTGTGGCATCTTCAAGTTCAATGAAAAGAGGCCTTGCATGTCATTGAGTGGCACTCAATTTTTCCAATATTTGAAGGAAAATTCTGAGTTATGGAAGACCTATTTCAAAGAATTTAAATTCTCTGTTTGTGCTCTTACGAAGGAAGGAAAAGTTTCTAggatagaaaagaagaaagacaaaGCTTCCATCCAACAAAAGAAGGAAGACAAAGGTTCCAtccaagaaaagaaggaaaacaaagtTTCGAGCCCAGAAAATAAGGATGACAAAGCTTCTAGCCgagaaaagaaggaagacaAAGCTTCTAGCCGAGAAAAGAAGCAAGACAAATCTTCTAgccaagaaaagaaggaagacaAAGCTTCAGGgcaagaaaagaaggaaaacaaagcttcagaaaaagaaaagaaggatgACAAAACTTCTAgcgaagaaaaaaagaaggaagacaaAACTTCTAGCGCAGAAAAGAAGGAAGACAAAGCTTCCTgtaaagaaaagaaggaagacaAAAGTAGAGATATCTGTTGGCATAGAGTTGACTCGAACTTCAGAAAAATCTACTTCCAAACTCATTCTTTTCCTGAAAATATTAGTAAGTATTTGGAAATCATTGGATTTGACGAGTATCCTGGTGGTGTTGAGGATGTGCTCATGAAAGCCGAAAATGTGTCTTTGATTGAAAATGACTTCGTCAAAAGCTTATCAAATTTAGGTGTGGGAAATTTGAAAGCAATGAAGGGCTGCTGGTTGGAGAGGTGTAACGAAATGGAGACAATATTTTGCAGAGAAGAGGCAGAAGTTGAAATGCAGAGAAATCTAAACATTCTGTGGGCATCAAACCTTCCTGAATTGGAGAGTGTGTACAGTGGGGAAATGCAACATGGGAGTCTCCTAAATCTAACAGAACTGTATTTAGATTGTTGTCCGATGCTTGAAGTTGTTTTTCCCTCTTCTCAGCTGCCAGAAAATCTTAAAATCCTTGAAGTCAAATTCTGTGATGAATTGAAGACTCTGTTTATGCCCACTAAAGTAGAAGAATATGAACAGCGCAATTTACAGAAGCTTCATCTGGTGGAACTGCCTAAGTTGACTAGCATAGGGGTGCTAGAGGGAAGCAACAATAAGAAAAGATTCCCATCCTTGAAAGTAATCAAAGTCAGGGAATGCCCGAATCTGCAGCAGTACTTTGGAACAGTTCTGGAGTTGGGAGGATCTGTGGAAAATTCTAAGATTGAAGAGTATTGA